A genomic window from Desulfuromonas sp. TF includes:
- a CDS encoding glycosyltransferase, which yields MKNKPKIGIFPNPYHEDKWAAEYNPVLRSWADAIASEGYEIIGLSLDELIDCRRLLDLDIKILHLHWPESILSRFLGLAFYDRKKLLLDYLLIKWRLHVWLRKVERLGIPVVVQIHELVSHQYHGNTLLKRLDSYFRRKIYNLSRAALTQEYSSLPCIEAFYGKKLFGVTFLGDYKEFHGPPVARSAARAFLKIPLEPKLFVYLGTARPNRNPKRIIELFNRLDQENAILVVAGMHDESYRSLGTSAKIRFLTGMLDNDAIRNILSAADFLVNDADEYLTSGVLRCSMSYGVPVIAYRYGASIDMVAGAVIDIDRTPRGLDRSIATALQMEEAAWAGLHEQALQRDRERAWQQCGPECHRIYTAILSLEWTGREVSGDD from the coding sequence ATGAAGAACAAACCGAAAATAGGGATTTTCCCAAACCCTTATCATGAGGATAAATGGGCCGCGGAGTATAACCCGGTCTTGCGCAGTTGGGCCGATGCTATCGCCAGTGAAGGCTACGAAATCATCGGTCTGTCGTTGGACGAACTCATCGATTGCCGAAGATTACTGGACCTGGACATCAAGATTCTGCACCTGCACTGGCCGGAGTCGATCCTCTCCCGATTTCTTGGCTTGGCCTTCTATGATCGCAAAAAGCTGCTGCTCGATTATCTGCTGATCAAATGGCGGCTTCATGTTTGGCTGCGAAAGGTCGAGAGGTTAGGTATTCCGGTAGTCGTGCAGATTCATGAACTGGTTTCCCACCAGTACCACGGCAATACTTTGTTGAAGCGGCTCGACAGCTACTTTCGCCGAAAAATCTATAATTTGAGCCGGGCGGCCCTGACTCAGGAGTATTCCAGTTTGCCGTGCATTGAAGCGTTCTACGGCAAAAAGCTATTCGGCGTCACCTTCTTGGGCGACTATAAGGAATTCCACGGCCCACCGGTCGCACGGTCCGCGGCGCGAGCATTTCTAAAGATCCCTTTGGAGCCGAAACTGTTCGTTTATCTCGGTACGGCCCGGCCGAACCGGAACCCGAAAAGGATCATCGAGCTGTTCAACCGCCTTGATCAGGAGAATGCCATCCTGGTGGTGGCGGGGATGCATGACGAGAGTTACAGAAGTCTCGGCACTTCGGCGAAGATTCGTTTCTTAACCGGGATGCTCGACAACGATGCAATCAGAAACATCCTCTCCGCCGCCGACTTTTTGGTCAATGACGCCGACGAGTACCTGACCTCGGGAGTCTTGCGTTGCTCCATGAGCTACGGCGTACCGGTGATTGCATATCGCTACGGTGCCTCCATCGACATGGTGGCCGGTGCCGTGATCGATATTGATCGGACCCCCCGCGGCCTTGATCGGAGCATCGCCACTGCCTTGCAGATGGAAGAGGCTGCTTGGGCCGGGCTGCACGAACAGGCCCTGCAGCGCGACCGGGAGCGTGCCTGGCAGCAGTGCGGCCCGGAGTGCCATCGCATCTACACGGCCATTCTCAGTCTGGAATGGACCGGTAGAGAGGTGTCCGGGGATGACTGA
- a CDS encoding glycosyltransferase family 2 protein: MGVSPELSIVIGSFNRRPFLVAAIESVRRELTRGGLAAEIIVVDGGSVDGSLQWLIRQKDIVTISQHNHGEWRGRPIVRRSWGYFMNLAFKAAQGRYVCMLSDDCMVVPGAIRNGYELAESERRSGRKLGGVAFYWRNWPEQQKYSVFRFYGVLNVNHGLYLREALAEVGHAEEELYRFYYGDVDLAFKLDRAGYAIIPSPTSFIEHYMHVDKQGRAENFRFDDEDGRNFIDRWQKVHGLGRFAAENRAQVDSIEFSDPQQTSRAFTRPGMLARLLGRFKCEK, translated from the coding sequence ATGGGCGTGAGCCCCGAACTTTCCATCGTCATCGGTTCGTTCAACCGCAGACCATTCCTGGTTGCCGCTATCGAGAGCGTCCGGCGGGAATTGACGCGCGGCGGCTTGGCCGCTGAGATCATTGTTGTCGATGGCGGCTCGGTAGATGGTTCGCTGCAGTGGCTCATCCGGCAGAAGGACATTGTCACCATCTCCCAGCACAACCACGGCGAGTGGCGGGGGCGACCGATTGTCCGCCGCTCCTGGGGCTACTTTATGAATCTCGCCTTCAAGGCGGCCCAGGGGCGCTACGTATGCATGCTGAGTGACGACTGCATGGTGGTCCCGGGGGCGATTCGCAACGGCTATGAACTTGCCGAGAGCGAGCGTCGATCTGGACGAAAGCTCGGAGGTGTGGCCTTCTACTGGCGCAATTGGCCAGAACAGCAGAAGTACTCCGTGTTCCGGTTCTATGGCGTTCTCAATGTCAATCACGGACTCTACCTGCGCGAGGCTCTTGCTGAGGTCGGCCATGCCGAGGAGGAGCTCTATCGTTTCTATTATGGCGACGTCGACTTGGCTTTTAAGCTCGACCGGGCCGGTTACGCCATCATCCCATCGCCGACCTCGTTTATCGAGCACTACATGCATGTCGACAAGCAGGGACGCGCGGAGAACTTTCGCTTCGACGACGAGGACGGCCGGAACTTCATCGACAGGTGGCAGAAGGTCCATGGACTAGGCCGCTTTGCCGCTGAGAACCGTGCACAGGTCGACAGCATTGAATTCAGTGACCCGCAGCAGACATCCCGGGCTTTTACCCGACCGGGCATGCTTGCCCGCCTGCTGGGTCGGTTCAAGTGTGAGAAATGA
- a CDS encoding glycosyltransferase family 4 protein, translated as MMRVCFVTHYHTLYGANRSLLDLIDGLTPLGVACHVIAPCHGPITEELAKREIPCVIAPMECWVSLPGIAVFSGIGRKFKLFRASIQKLYKNRNLLPRLVHQLKNWQIDLVYTNSSVTPLGAMLASQLKCRHVWHLREFCDLHYGFQYDFGKWWTQAVIRRADALVAISKAMAHYYTGGAEWSHMHLIYNGVLSRDGFDILYKECRAKPSSTGQYSFAMIGKLCAAKGQETAVRALALLKHDFPQARLSIAGEGEMEPLIRLANELGIGDKVSFLGYVSDPYQVYRQADALLMCSRYEAMGRVTAEAMSACLPVIGYDQAGTSEIIEHERTGLLYRGGPAELASCMRRLLEQPEWAEQLGKNGWDVARSRFCIEDYAERIHNVLLNLLQRRASS; from the coding sequence ATGATGCGCGTCTGTTTTGTAACCCACTATCATACTCTTTACGGTGCCAACCGCTCCCTGCTCGACTTGATAGATGGACTGACGCCATTAGGAGTCGCTTGTCATGTCATTGCCCCATGTCATGGTCCGATAACCGAGGAGTTGGCAAAGCGTGAAATCCCTTGTGTTATTGCACCCATGGAGTGCTGGGTTTCGTTGCCTGGAATTGCCGTCTTCAGTGGGATTGGCCGGAAATTTAAGTTATTTCGCGCGTCAATTCAAAAATTGTATAAAAATCGAAATTTACTGCCAAGGCTTGTTCATCAGTTGAAAAACTGGCAGATTGATCTGGTTTATACAAACAGTTCGGTTACGCCACTGGGTGCTATGCTCGCCTCACAACTCAAGTGCCGGCATGTGTGGCACCTTCGTGAATTTTGTGATTTGCATTACGGTTTTCAATATGATTTTGGCAAGTGGTGGACGCAGGCGGTCATTCGTCGCGCGGATGCACTCGTTGCGATCAGTAAGGCCATGGCACATTACTACACCGGTGGAGCAGAGTGGTCCCACATGCACCTCATCTATAATGGAGTGCTAAGCAGGGACGGGTTTGATATTTTGTACAAAGAGTGCCGAGCGAAGCCTTCGTCAACAGGGCAATATTCCTTCGCCATGATCGGCAAGCTATGCGCCGCCAAGGGACAGGAGACTGCAGTTCGTGCCCTGGCGCTGCTCAAACATGATTTTCCGCAGGCGCGTCTGTCGATTGCCGGCGAAGGAGAGATGGAGCCGCTGATCCGCCTGGCCAATGAACTGGGCATCGGGGATAAGGTTAGCTTCCTCGGCTACGTCAGTGACCCTTACCAGGTTTACCGACAAGCTGATGCACTCCTCATGTGCTCCAGGTATGAAGCAATGGGAAGGGTGACGGCCGAGGCGATGTCGGCCTGTTTGCCGGTGATCGGCTATGACCAGGCCGGAACTTCCGAAATCATTGAACACGAGAGGACCGGTTTGCTCTATCGTGGCGGTCCTGCCGAACTTGCCAGCTGCATGAGGCGGCTTCTGGAACAACCGGAGTGGGCCGAGCAGTTGGGTAAGAACGGCTGGGACGTCGCCCGGTCCCGTTTTTGCATTGAGGATTATGCCGAACGCATACACAATGTCTTGCTCAACCTGTTGCAGCGGAGGGCCTCCTCATGA
- a CDS encoding glycosyltransferase family 4 protein yields the protein MTSSGYRIRTDRCYYDVFSDPLRELLRRHDMNTIVWEHGGTSVPRCSSSARISPILGTLMSSTAARGPLQQPVWFGDYQELTGCLCNEPLDWPSLEQQILHLQQRSLLFEQWLRRAGARLLVNVCWYDPIAMAATLAARRCGIPAIDYQHGLQDESHIAYVGWDRAPAGGFELVPDFFWCWGENQAERLHRANPAFERHSATLAGGFQWFNLCRAGEMPFLSKEFKEARRHFANDSRIILVTLQKNTDFHAPIIAAMAFSPPEWRWLVRFHRGSDEAEKAALRILYRKEGGGRAEFGLANECALYTLLRFADVHVTGHSTCCLEALGFGVPTVTVSKEGRRAFRSLIEQGVVFHAENEGALLAGINALAAVAAQRCRDTVETTFAPASAGDAALRTLLAAVRDRRGTA from the coding sequence TTGACTTCATCCGGTTACCGGATTCGCACCGACCGCTGTTACTATGATGTGTTCAGCGACCCGCTTCGTGAACTACTGCGGCGCCACGATATGAACACTATTGTATGGGAGCATGGGGGCACGTCGGTCCCACGCTGTTCGTCTTCGGCCCGGATATCCCCGATTCTCGGTACCCTGATGTCTTCGACGGCTGCGCGCGGGCCGCTGCAGCAGCCGGTTTGGTTTGGAGATTATCAGGAACTGACCGGATGTCTCTGCAATGAACCGCTCGACTGGCCTTCTCTGGAACAACAGATTCTCCACCTGCAGCAACGCAGCTTGTTGTTTGAGCAATGGCTTCGCCGGGCCGGTGCAAGACTGCTGGTCAACGTCTGCTGGTATGACCCTATTGCCATGGCAGCGACCTTGGCCGCCCGGCGCTGTGGCATTCCCGCCATTGACTATCAGCATGGCCTCCAGGACGAAAGTCATATCGCCTATGTCGGCTGGGATCGGGCTCCAGCGGGCGGATTCGAATTGGTCCCGGATTTTTTCTGGTGTTGGGGCGAAAACCAGGCCGAGCGCTTGCACCGTGCCAACCCGGCGTTTGAGCGACATAGCGCCACTCTGGCTGGAGGCTTCCAGTGGTTCAATCTCTGCCGCGCCGGAGAAATGCCATTTCTCTCCAAGGAGTTCAAGGAGGCTCGCCGCCACTTTGCCAATGATTCTCGAATAATCCTTGTCACTCTGCAGAAGAATACCGATTTCCACGCCCCGATCATTGCGGCGATGGCTTTCAGCCCCCCTGAATGGCGATGGCTGGTACGTTTTCACCGGGGTAGTGATGAAGCCGAAAAAGCCGCACTTCGTATCCTGTATAGGAAGGAAGGAGGGGGGCGGGCCGAGTTCGGATTGGCGAATGAATGCGCCCTCTATACCCTTCTTCGATTTGCCGATGTGCATGTGACCGGCCATTCGACCTGTTGCTTGGAAGCGCTCGGTTTTGGTGTGCCGACCGTAACGGTAAGCAAGGAGGGGCGGCGGGCATTCCGGTCCCTGATCGAACAGGGGGTTGTTTTCCATGCCGAAAACGAAGGCGCGCTGCTGGCGGGAATCAATGCTTTGGCGGCGGTCGCTGCACAGCGCTGTCGGGACACTGTCGAGACAACCTTTGCACCGGCATCGGCCGGTGATGCCGCGCTACGGACTCTGCTGGCGGCGGTGCGGGACAGGCGGGGGACAGCATGA
- a CDS encoding HAD-IIIC family phosphatase yields MDLERALGNLSTSEEVRLVIWDLDDTFWKGTLAEGPIEYVQANHDLVIELSKRGIVNSICSKNIFENAKAVLEDAEIWPYFIFPLINWEPKGPVIEKLIKEIQLRPENVLFIDDNPLNLEDAKFYVPGIQVASPLNIDGMLGLTSFQGKYDPDLSRLHHYKILETKQSDKNLAVNSNADFLRQCDIKVTIKENCLSEKDRILELINRTNQLNFTKVRLDEENLLSLFNDINIETRYLHVVDRYGDYGVCGFYSLQGGQLQHFLFSCRVMNMGIEDWIYHKLGKPHISIQGEVASSLENKMPPDWIREVAEISPSVKTRRSFPKHRILIKGGCDLEQLSTYLTDSFRIETEYNYPSETGFPIHTEHTEILKRCNSGTLECFAEVIDRLPFLNRNAYRTNFFQRRWGIRVYSILMDYTQGLYRYQNTSLIVPFGDFLIDITQSTHWMRYLQKYEDKGIDENFFYWFAENFVFMGGMSAQELSENLEWMRRRIPQDRQLIILNASEVKIMHDFETNRWQHHHALNQVVDNFVKTHEENTKLCDVRKHVRFCQDVTDNIRHYNRERYLDIADELIAILMDCSVVEESQVSKIIRSLGLGRRSG; encoded by the coding sequence ATGGATTTGGAACGCGCACTAGGCAATCTAAGCACTTCTGAAGAGGTAAGACTGGTCATATGGGATCTGGACGATACCTTTTGGAAGGGAACTCTAGCCGAGGGGCCAATTGAATATGTTCAAGCCAACCATGATCTTGTTATCGAATTGTCGAAGCGTGGGATAGTCAATTCAATCTGTTCAAAAAACATTTTTGAAAATGCAAAGGCTGTTCTGGAGGATGCCGAAATTTGGCCGTACTTCATCTTCCCCCTTATCAATTGGGAGCCGAAGGGACCAGTAATTGAAAAATTGATCAAAGAAATACAACTCCGTCCAGAGAATGTTTTATTTATCGATGACAATCCTTTGAATCTGGAGGATGCAAAATTCTATGTACCCGGTATTCAAGTCGCTTCTCCCTTGAATATTGATGGAATGCTTGGCCTTACCTCATTTCAAGGCAAATATGATCCTGATCTTTCTAGACTTCACCATTATAAGATACTTGAAACTAAACAATCAGACAAAAATCTGGCTGTCAATAGCAATGCCGATTTTCTTCGACAATGTGATATTAAGGTGACTATCAAAGAAAATTGCTTATCCGAAAAGGACAGGATTCTGGAGTTGATCAACCGCACCAATCAATTGAACTTTACCAAGGTTAGGCTTGATGAAGAAAATTTATTGAGTTTGTTTAACGACATAAATATTGAAACAAGATATCTTCATGTCGTTGATCGGTATGGTGATTATGGCGTTTGTGGTTTTTATTCTTTACAAGGGGGTCAGTTACAGCATTTTTTATTCTCCTGTCGCGTCATGAATATGGGAATAGAAGATTGGATCTATCACAAACTTGGAAAACCTCATATCAGCATTCAAGGAGAAGTCGCCTCGTCCCTTGAAAATAAAATGCCCCCAGACTGGATCCGGGAAGTTGCTGAAATATCACCCTCTGTTAAGACACGTCGCAGTTTCCCAAAGCATAGAATACTCATCAAAGGGGGATGCGACCTAGAGCAATTATCAACTTATCTGACTGATTCATTCCGAATAGAAACGGAATACAATTATCCCTCCGAAACAGGTTTTCCCATTCATACGGAGCATACTGAAATTCTAAAACGTTGCAATTCTGGGACACTTGAATGTTTCGCTGAGGTTATTGACAGACTGCCTTTCCTCAACCGTAATGCTTATAGGACAAATTTTTTTCAACGCCGTTGGGGAATACGAGTTTACAGCATATTAATGGATTATACCCAAGGGTTGTATCGATACCAGAATACCAGTCTGATTGTGCCGTTCGGCGATTTTCTTATCGATATCACGCAATCCACCCATTGGATGCGTTATCTGCAGAAGTATGAAGATAAGGGGATAGATGAGAACTTTTTCTATTGGTTTGCGGAGAATTTCGTTTTCATGGGAGGAATGTCGGCCCAGGAATTGAGCGAAAATCTAGAATGGATGAGAAGAAGGATTCCTCAAGATCGTCAACTTATAATATTAAATGCCTCTGAAGTTAAAATCATGCATGATTTTGAGACGAATCGTTGGCAACATCACCATGCACTTAATCAGGTTGTTGACAATTTTGTGAAAACGCACGAAGAAAATACAAAATTGTGTGATGTTCGTAAACATGTCAGATTCTGCCAAGATGTAACAGATAATATCCGCCATTATAATCGTGAAAGATATCTCGATATTGCCGATGAGCTTATTGCCATACTGATGGATTGCAGTGTTGTCGAGGAAAGTCAGGTGTCTAAAATAATCAGAAGCTTAGGATTAGGGCGTCGATCTGGGTAA
- a CDS encoding cytidylyltransferase domain-containing protein, with translation MINGLKVLAIIPARGGSKGLLGKNIRPLGEKPLLAWTIETARQSRYIDRLVLSSEDAEIIRIARAWDCEVPFVRPAELSRDETPGILPILHTLARLPGYDLVVKLQPTSPLRSADDIDACIERCTRSDVPACVSVVEAVQSPYWMYGLDIAGRLEPLLPRPEGFECRQTLPKAYALNGAVYVASIPWLIESESFLASHTEGYVMPVTRSVDVDTELDFLVCEAILRYQVLGLSIE, from the coding sequence ATGATCAACGGCCTTAAAGTTCTCGCTATCATCCCCGCCAGGGGCGGCAGCAAAGGGCTCCTCGGCAAAAACATTCGTCCACTCGGCGAAAAGCCGCTGCTTGCCTGGACCATTGAGACGGCCCGCCAGTCGCGGTATATCGACCGTCTGGTGCTTTCTTCGGAGGACGCGGAGATCATTCGAATCGCCCGGGCATGGGACTGCGAGGTGCCATTCGTGCGCCCGGCCGAATTGTCCCGGGATGAAACTCCGGGAATTTTGCCGATTCTACATACACTCGCCCGCCTGCCGGGATACGACCTGGTCGTCAAACTGCAGCCGACATCGCCGCTACGGAGCGCCGACGACATCGACGCCTGCATCGAGCGCTGTACCCGTTCCGATGTGCCCGCCTGTGTATCGGTGGTGGAGGCGGTCCAAAGCCCCTACTGGATGTACGGCCTCGATATCGCGGGCCGACTGGAGCCGCTGCTGCCGCGTCCGGAGGGTTTCGAATGCCGGCAGACTCTGCCGAAAGCCTACGCCCTTAACGGGGCCGTTTACGTCGCCTCGATTCCCTGGCTGATAGAGAGCGAGAGCTTCCTGGCCAGCCATACCGAGGGTTATGTGATGCCGGTCACACGGTCGGTGGATGTCGATACGGAACTCGATTTCCTGGTTTGCGAAGCAATCTTGCGTTACCAGGTCCTGGGTCTTTCTATTGAGTGA
- a CDS encoding aminotransferase class I/II-fold pyridoxal phosphate-dependent enzyme produces MTRDLSKTIIKVGATIRDAMASIDLTAHGVVFVLGGNTLVGILTDGDIRRALLGGASLTDPVERYMNRDFVSGSVATGNQANLKLLNERIRTLPVIDAQGQLVEILHWADLYRLPIMEPDLQGKELEYVVDCLTSNWISSQGQYVEDFQQAFRSYLGGCHALCVSNGTVAIHLALVALGIGSGDEVIVPDLTFVAPASMILHTGAKPVLVDVDRRTWTIDPSAVEAAITSRTRAILPVHLYGHPCDMDPLLEIARKHDLYVIEDCAEALGAEYKGRKVGTFGDIGTFSFFANKVITTGEGGMVVTRNPELHHRMMLLRDHGMSRERRYWHLQAGFNYRLTNIQAAIGLAQMERIEKFLAYRDKVIKRYDMQLGGLPGIVLPPREAWGRNIFWLYSILVDETASGIDRDSLMSQLAVYGIDTRPFFHPVHQQPPYADGAAVNCPNSTWLAASGMSLPTSNNISLDDVDRVCKAVRSILDSSTVFRHHERG; encoded by the coding sequence ATGACGCGGGATCTCAGCAAAACAATTATCAAGGTCGGCGCAACCATCCGTGATGCAATGGCATCCATCGACCTGACGGCCCATGGGGTCGTCTTCGTCCTTGGGGGTAATACCTTGGTCGGCATTCTGACCGACGGCGACATCCGCCGCGCCCTGCTGGGCGGTGCCAGTCTGACCGACCCGGTCGAACGCTACATGAACCGGGATTTCGTCTCAGGCTCGGTCGCTACGGGGAACCAGGCCAACCTCAAACTGCTGAACGAGCGGATTCGGACCCTTCCGGTAATCGATGCACAGGGGCAGCTGGTCGAAATCCTGCACTGGGCCGACCTGTATCGGCTTCCGATCATGGAACCGGATCTGCAGGGGAAGGAACTGGAATACGTGGTCGATTGCCTGACCAGCAACTGGATCTCCTCGCAGGGGCAGTATGTTGAGGACTTCCAGCAGGCGTTCCGGAGCTATCTCGGTGGCTGTCATGCCCTCTGCGTCAGCAATGGTACCGTTGCCATCCACCTGGCCCTGGTGGCTCTCGGCATCGGTTCTGGCGATGAGGTGATCGTCCCCGATCTGACCTTCGTCGCTCCGGCCAGTATGATTCTTCACACGGGGGCTAAGCCGGTACTAGTGGATGTTGATCGTCGAACATGGACTATCGATCCATCTGCTGTCGAGGCGGCTATCACCAGCCGGACCCGGGCAATCCTTCCAGTTCATCTCTATGGCCACCCCTGCGACATGGACCCGCTCCTTGAGATTGCTCGAAAGCACGACCTTTATGTCATCGAGGATTGCGCAGAGGCTTTGGGCGCCGAATACAAGGGGCGAAAAGTCGGTACCTTCGGCGATATCGGGACCTTCAGCTTCTTTGCAAATAAGGTGATCACTACCGGTGAGGGTGGAATGGTCGTCACGCGGAATCCGGAACTTCACCATCGGATGATGCTGCTGCGTGACCACGGCATGTCGCGGGAGAGGCGCTACTGGCATCTGCAGGCTGGCTTCAACTACCGGCTCACCAATATTCAGGCGGCCATCGGCCTGGCCCAGATGGAGCGGATCGAAAAATTCCTAGCCTACCGAGACAAGGTGATCAAACGCTACGACATGCAGTTGGGCGGCCTGCCGGGGATCGTCCTGCCGCCTCGGGAAGCCTGGGGCCGGAACATCTTCTGGCTCTACTCGATACTTGTCGACGAGACGGCCTCCGGCATTGATCGCGACAGTCTAATGTCCCAGCTCGCCGTCTATGGCATCGATACCCGGCCGTTCTTCCATCCGGTGCATCAGCAGCCGCCGTATGCCGACGGCGCGGCGGTGAATTGCCCTAATTCCACTTGGCTGGCGGCAAGCGGCATGAGTCTGCCGACGTCCAACAACATCAGCCTAGACGATGTCGATCGGGTCTGCAAGGCAGTCCGCTCTATTTTGGATAGTTCCACAGTTTTCCGGCACCATGAGCGGGGCTGA